In Zygosaccharomyces rouxii strain CBS732 chromosome F complete sequence, a single window of DNA contains:
- a CDS encoding uncharacterized protein (weakly similar to uniprot|Q03780 Saccharomyces cerevisiae YDR239C Hypothetical ORF), which produces MFSSSNNSTSGGNKGKRRSFFLWGSSGSLSGGQPATVTNSSTNGKPSNGSNSKTSTRPSNPKASPMKSTLDKKPINNRNPFVQSDRPATINRGKSATELNSTPRKPSSTSEKHKVSSPHDSTTATGVRNKHSSSRLTSNEKSRVSSSTSHRHTSSSHTTSSDKTRDSSSHGHTSSQTSSHPHKRTTSSSDKQKSSTSSTSSSSPKKESSREISSSSSSLKKELNEPLALSSSSSGQKPLRARRPPPPVDLSVLRNSMKQVPEGRQLEEKPDLEAKGVFPPKQLSEERVVALNYVERGLPPSTPQDVRGEREGKGEAQVSGNEFNPKQHRRQRSEAEKFEEELDYFIKEHSAVQDSPISQRGSFPEEELDREIDLQNGLATHLDPAKASNNEDLLGGLLTYVDPLKLPEASQRNRVASPPRLASPPVINPLPSVQTEPSLEPPPPLPPKEPLEPLAAVYSSPLPASGTERKSRELTETEKRKSGTSATGDEQADRFSFTDSLADNSVKSVQQVALDDTRGAAPIVSNLSYRDSMDAATYADNNNRMSRTYTNSLDRPPLMNESLHQREEDAPENPISDTASLGEMVTTSKPRTVDSEEIFSAKDFDQDSAMQPVEAKEPPPPRRKFRVVNEDRPTFYMNGFDEYLNKDNDEFDDTATHYSIRSHESAFSKGISTAPSEKSNTYVPTNLNNQSLENNPAIFGIRSGVAGLDSASEKDILKSVVSSSRTKAGSIFTGPGSLSNHQSTRSNKSNNSSTTVSSGSPKPDKSVRLVSSYVEELRLKYYRASNFLQAPPNLPVTLKQKNNLVQPKNVKVKIRTSSKQIGIKHGRAKQKLFTLETTDEDANEDGTHKASSNNNKINVDHTREFHNLLNQKASPSKRTAQDHSPSKSKGDDDLEEFLHDIPGDDAYDSDDAMAPLREGEDTADADVSRSNTVKSYFTKQEEKLQHINNSSQYEKLPTNINIQDYLDKDPISKTVSTQSGNSGLNEPFSYGQGLRVANPDSSSD; this is translated from the coding sequence ATGTttagcagcagcaacaatAGCACCAGTGGAGGCAACAAAGGTAAGAGGCGCTCCTTCTTTTTGTGGGGGAGCAGTGGTAGTTTAAGTGGTGGTCAACCTGCTACAGTGACGAATTCAAGTACAAATGGTAAGCCTAGTAATGGTAGTAATAGCAAGACTTCAACACGTCCTAGTAATCCCAAGGCATCTCCTATGAAAAGTACATTGGATAAGAAACCTATTAACAATAGAAATCCATTTGTGCAGTCCGATAGACCTGCTACAATCAACCGAGGTAAGTCAGCCACGGAGCTAAATAGCACACCTAggaaaccttcttcaacatcGGAGAAACATAAAGTCTCTTCTCCCCACGATTCCACCACGGCTACAGGTGTAAGAAATAAGCATTCATCTTCTCGTCTGACCTCCAATGAAAAAAGCAGGGTTTCGTCTTCAACTTCACATAGGcatacttcttcttcgcATACGACCTCTTCTGATAAAACAAGAGATTCGTCTTCTCACGGGCATACATCTTCTCAAACCAGTTCGCATCCTCACAAGCGGACTACGAGTTCGTCTGACAAGCAAAAATCATCAACCTCGTCaacctcttcttcatcaccaaagaaagagaGTAGTCGAGAGatttcctcatcttcatcgtcttTAAAGAAGGAACTAAATGAACCATTAGCATTatcatcgtcgtcatcAGGTCAGAAGCCCCTTAGGGCAAGAAGACCTCCACCTCCGGTTGACTTAAGCGTTCTTAGAAACTCTATGAAACAAGTACCGGAGGGCAGACAACTGGAAGAAAAACCAGATTTGGAGGCAAAAGGTGTATTCCCGCCAAAACAGTTATCGGAGGAACGTGTTGTGGCTTTAAATTACGTGGAAAGAGGACTACCACCATCGACCCCACAAGATGTAAGGGGTGAACGAGAGGGAAAAGGTGAAGCACAAGTTAGTGGAAATGAGTTTAATCCAAAGCAACATAGAAGGCAAAGGTCagaagctgaaaaattcgaagaaGAACTAGACTATTTCATAAAGGAACATAGCGCAGTTCAAGATAGCCCTATATCACAACGTGGAAGTTTCCCAGAAGAGGAGTTAGATCGTGAAATTGATTTGCAAAACGGCTTGGCTACACATTTGGACCCTGCAAAGGCTTCAAATAACGAGGATTTACTAGGAGGTCTATTGACGTACGTGGACCCTTTAAAGCTTCCTGAAGCATCACAACGTAATAGGGTAGCATCGCCGCCAAGATTAGCTTCGCCTCCTGTCATAAATCCACTACCAAGTGTACAAACGGAGCCATCGTTggaaccaccaccaccacttCCACCAAAGGAACCGTTGGAACCATTAGCAGCCGTATATTCATCACCACTGCCGGCCTCTGGAACGGAGAGAAAATCTAGAGAATTGACTGAAACTGAAAAGCGTAAATCTGGTACATCAGCCACTGGTGATGAACAGGCAGATAGGTTCTCATTCACTGATTCGTTAGCCGATAACTCTGTGAAAAGTGTTCAACAGGTAGCATTAGACGATACTAGGGGAGCCGCTCCAATTGTTAGTAATCTATCCTATCGTGATTCTATGGATGCTGCTACTTATGCagataataacaacaggATGTCGCGTACTTATACAAACAGTTTGGATAGACCACCTCTTATGAATGaatctcttcatcaaagagaagaagacgCTCCTGAAAATCCAATTTCAGATACTGCATCACTTGGAGAAATGGTTACGACGAGTAAACCTAGAACTGTGGATTCTGAAGAGATATTTTCTGCGAAGGATTTTGATCAAGACTCTGCAATGCAGCCTGTAGAAGCTAAAGagccaccaccaccaagaagaaaattcagaGTAGTGAACGAAGACCGTCCAACTTTTTATATGAATGGATTCGATGAATACTTGAACAAGGATAACGATGAGTTTGACGATACAGCAACCCACTATTCCATACGAAGCCATGAAAGTGCCTTCAGCAAAGGGATTTCCACTGCTCCTAGTGAAAAGAGTAATACTTATGTCCCTACCAATCTCAATAACCAAAGTTTAGAGAACAACCCTGCGATCTTTGGTATAAGATCAGGGGTTGCCGGTTTAGATTCTGCATCGGAGaaagatattttgaagaGTGTGGTCAGCTCTTCGAGAACAAAGGCAGGTTCTATTTTCACGGGTCCCGGTAGTTTATCTAATCACCAAAGCACGAGAAGTAATAAAAGTAATAATAGTTCTACTACTGTCTCCTCCGGATCGCCTAAGCCTGATAAATCGGTGAGACTTGTATCTAGTtatgtggaagaattaaGACTAAAATATTATAGGGCTTCCAACTTCTTACAGGCACCTCCCAATTTACCGGTTACTTTAAAGCAGAAAAATAATTTGGTACAACCCAAAAATGTTAAAGTCAAAATTAGGACTAGTTCAAAACAAATTGGTATTAAACATGGTAGAGCGAAACAAAAATTATTCACTTTGGAGACtacagatgaagatgctaaCGAAGATGGTACTCATAAGGCCTctagtaataacaataagATTAATGTTGATCATACCAGAGAATTTCACAATTTGCTCAATCAAAAGGCAAGCCCCAGTAAAAGGACCGCACAAGACCACAGTCCCTCTAAGAGCAAAGGCGATGACGATTTGGAAGAGTTTTTACACGACATTCCCGGTGATGATGCTTATGACAGTGATGATGCCATGGCTCCATTGAGGGAAGGAGAAGATACTGCTGACGCAGATGTTTCAAGAAGCAACACGGTCAAGAGTTATTTCACaaaacaagaagaaaaactaCAACacatcaacaacagttCACAATACGAAAAGTTACCTACCAATATTAATATCCAGGACTATCTAGATAAGGACCCAATAAGTAAAACGGTATCGACTCAAAGTGGTAATTCTGGACTTAACGAACCTTTCTCCTACGGACAGGGGCTCCGCGTAGCCAATccagattcttcatctgaCTAA